A genomic window from Pecten maximus chromosome 2, xPecMax1.1, whole genome shotgun sequence includes:
- the LOC117343605 gene encoding uncharacterized protein LOC117343605 encodes MACVNYSDMSVTEDMLIYFVAHCHNSNLSYATIKLYLCGIRFMCLQKDIPYPSNANLACMQAVLGGVKRGRVKTVKPRYPITFNILRNICGYLRKNSNSFCDLMLETACTIAFWGFLRCGEFTVKSNFDSNDNLCVEDMTIANDYVLLYLKKSKTDPFREGIMLKLFKTNKFVCPHCVCSKYMESRQRQTPSPKDPLFVTVDGQPLTRKVFITKLRHVLECLNINSDLYNGHSFRIGAATSAAAVHIEDHLIKVLGRWSSDAYCRYIRTPQSTIRDAQIALTATYP; translated from the coding sequence ATGGCTTGTGTGAACTACAGTGACATGTCTGTCACAGAGGATATGTTGATCTATTTTGTGGCCCACTGCCACAATAGCAACCTCTCTTACGCAACCATCAAGCTATACCTATGTGGAATTAGATTTATGTGCTTACAGAAAGACATACCTTACCCTAGTAATGCTAATCTAGCCTGTATGCAGGCCGTCCTTGGAGGGGTGAAACGTGGGCGCGTGAAAACAGTTAAACCAAGATATCCAATTACATTTAACATTCTAAGAAATATATGTGGTTATTTGCGTAAGAACTCGAACTCCTTTTGTGACCTCATGTTAGAAACTGCTTGTACAATAGCCTTTTGGGGGTTTTTGAGATGTGGCGAGTTTACGGTGAAATCCAATTTTGACTCTAACGACAATCTTTGTGTAGAGGACATGACAATCGCTAACGACTATGTACTTCTATATCTGAAAAAGTCGAAAACGGATCCTTTCAGAGAAGGAATCATGTTGAAGCTCTTTAAAACGAACAAATTTGTATGCCCACATTGTGTATGTAGCAAGTATATGGAAAGTCGCCAACGGCAGACGCCCTCCCCAAAAGACCCATTATTTGTGACAGTCGACGGACAACCCTTGACTAGAAAAGTTTTCATTACTAAACTGCGGCATGTACTGGAATGCTTAAATATAAACTCTGACTTGTACAATGGGCACTCCTTCCGAATAGGAGCGGCCACATCTGCAGCAGCAGTGCATATCGAGGACCATCTTATCAAAGTGCTGGGTAGGTGGTCCTCTGACGCATATTGCAGGTACATACGAACACCACAATCCACGATCAGGGACGCTCAAATTGCACTAACTGCTACGTATCCATAG
- the LOC117322392 gene encoding uncharacterized protein LOC117322392, whose amino-acid sequence MDSIHEQRTRNLTPGGETLFLSRVEDFCKSLSKQGERINGLISQTMTSMEEGLIDELAKSRTVYLDISNQFIDFLHRTRTMDSARELSAHGLIRESFLSKIDLALEATQKYVPPKIEHEESKSPNAGHKTPCHSSKASSCSSQSSRSHKSSASYILTKQRLKHERAKVQLEFMKKEAQVLKQQAEVDVSLKLLRSERNLKEAEAELDAVHDLIEEENGSVDYDIRSTKKERTAAFVNSAIDHVGREVMQPSPTPGVLQQPSLSPGVLQQPSLSPGMLQQPSPAPGMLQQPSLAHGMLQQPSLLPGMLQQPSLSPGVLQQPSLSPGMLQQPSPAPGMLQQPSLLPGMLQQPSPAPGMLQQPSLLPGMLQQPSSSPGMLQPTNSPACGMLRPEATEFQPTCRDTNELTKFLMKRDLLLSRFTQFSDEPQRYTLWKNSFKNLIRELEVTATEELDLLIRWLGPESTQQALSLRAAHTHDERLAITRIWERLDSRYGAPELVIHSFKKRLEVLPKLTYKDNVKMYELSDLLIEMQALKENVMYTTSLAYLDSSAGINPIVAKLPAFIQRKWTDTAFRYKKDQGVLYPPFNIFTGFMKGMTERLNDPGLQFDTQQSTQVKAQVNSVGKRTGNRMMLSAKKTDVEKPVPPAHICPIHGGSARHSLKDCRLFLAKTVLERKEVLKKNGYCFKCCEDKHLAKTCKVAVKCDICGGSRHPTILHEQFLSEKSPPVHGGECSPSSPPGREPNYLQASSSCTQVCKDSRGFSKSCAKTILVKVYPKGEPDKSIRLYAIIDDQSNMSLARTAFFDSFGENSQYTEYTMASCSGLNSSSGRKAQGYVVESMDGDFALDLPVLLECDNIPNNRNEIPTPEAAHFHSHLRDISQHLRPLDRNADILMLIGRDMPAAHHIIDQRIGPSDGPYAQRLKLGWVVVGEVCLGKVHQTSYITANKVHTLANGRPSLFEPCPNCFDFKEDIPKTDNFPLFVKNPHDDKPGLSLEDKEFLHVMDTGFRKNDHGQWEAPLPLKTDRPRLPDNRAQSLRRARTLDTSLRRDSQKCSHMMEFMSKVLDKGHAEVASDLDDEEERWYLPLFGIYHPKKPDKIRCVFDSSAKENGLSLNSVLMTGPDLTNSLLGVLLRFRKDPIAIMADVEQMFYCFKVVQEHRNFLRFFWYADNSIAKPLIEYRMTAHVFGNSPSPAVATYGLRKAAENSDEDIRNFVTQNFYVDDGLASAPNVTTAVSLIKRTQRCLQENGGIRLHKVASNSREVLETFDREDLAGDIRDLDLSTDCPPVQRSLGLLWNLASDSFIFSAGVTEKAYTKRGLLSTINGIYDPIGFAAPVILRGRLLFRDLVKLSSEWDEPLPEERRREWESWYSSLGQLRTCSIPRQYVIGTVYEDLEKEVHIFSDASKDAVAAVAYLRTKDTNNQIGTSFIFGKAKVAPQHGHTIPRLELCAAVLATDLGRTINDQLDIPAENMHFYSDSMVVLGYLHNRVRRFYVYVGNRVDRILGFTKASQWSHVSSEKNPADEGTRCVNACDLQESMWLQGSSVLREDTDLETPGYPLVQPGKDVEVRQEVKVLKTSCAAPQGIGAERVKRFSTWNSLVRGIANLKSLAIASKNRSTTHTRRVTTDLLEKSRIFILQDVQQQVYSEELQCLRESKTLPSKSSISALTPILDQDGILRVGGRLNRSNFPLEDRNPIIVPGKHHVARLIIEHFHSVVRHQGRHLTEGAVRSAGYWVTGAKRLISSILHACVTCCRLRRKPSHQQMADLPPDRLEPCAPFTYVGVDVFGPWNITTRRTRGGVSQSKRWAVLFTCLVSRAAHIEVIEEMSSSSFINALRRFISIRGPVREFRSDNGTNFVGCTQDMGFQTISVDEPKLANFLLENSTVWRFNPPHASHMGGVWERMIGTARRILDSMLLDMKGRTLTHEILTTLMAEVTAIMNSRPITPVSTDPQDPSVLSPSALLTQKTSNSSVSCEHLSQKDLYRHQWKCVQVLAEEFWKKWRREYLVNLQSRNKWQQQQRNLKEGDIVLMRDRSVARMEWPLGIINRVFKSDDELVRKVEIRIVRDNKISYFVRPVTEVVFLTSSD is encoded by the coding sequence ATGGATTCAATACATGAACAACGCACCAGAAACCTGACACCAGGAGGAGAAACACTTTTCCTAAGCAGGGTAGAAGACTTCTGCAAAAGTTTGTCAAAACAAGGAGAGAGGATTAACGGATTAATCAGTCAGACCATGACCAGTATGGAAGAAGGTTTAATAGATGAGCTAGCTAAGAGCAGGACAGTCTATTTGGATATTTCGAATCAATTCATTGATTTCCTCCATAGGACACGTACCATGGACAGTGCTAGGGAACTTTCTGCTCATGGCCTTATTCGTGAAAGTTTTCTGTCAAAGATTGATTTAGCTTTAGAGGCCACTCAGAAGTATGTACCACCTAAAATAGAACACGAGGAATCAAAATCACCTAATGCTGGACACAAGACACCTTGCCATTCGTCGAAAGCTTCATCATGTTCATCTCAGTCGAGTCGCTCGCACAAGTCGTCTGCAAGTTACATATTAACGAAACAAAGATTGAAACATGAAAGGGCAAAGGTTCAACTAGAATTTATGAAGAAAGAGGCTCAAGTTCTGAAACAACAAGCAGAGGTTGATGTGAGTCTGAAATTGCTGCGGTCAGAAAGAAACTTGAAAGAGGCGGAGGCTGAGCTTGATGCAGTACATGATCTTATTGAGGAAGAGAATGGATCTGTTGATTATGATATAAGGTCGACTAAAAAAGAAAGAACAGCTGCATTTGTGAATAGTGCAATTGATCATGTTGGTCGCGAGGTAATGCAACCAAGTCCTACACCTGGTGTGCTTCAACAACCAAGTCTGTCGCCTGGTGTGCTTCAACAACCAAGTCTGTCGCCTGGTATGCTTCAACAACCAAGTCCTGCACCTGGGATGCTTCAACAACCAAGTCTGGCGCATGGTATGCTTCAACAACCAAGTTTGTTGCCTGGTATGCTTCAACAACCAAGTCTGTCACCTGGTGTGCTTCAACAACCAAGTCTGTCGCCTGGTATGCTTCAACAACCAAGTCCTGCACCTGGTATGCTTCAACAACCAAGTTTGTTGCCTGGTATGCTTCAACAACCAAGTCCTGCACCTGGTATGCTTCAACAACCAAGTCTGTTGCCTGGTATGCTTCAACAACCAAGTTCGTCACCTGGTATGCTTCAGCCAACAAATTCACCTGCATGTGGCATGCTTCGTCCAGAGGCCACCGAATTCCAACCAACATGCAGAGATACCAATGAACTCACAAAGTTTCTAATGAAAAGAGATTTATTATTGTCTAGATTCACACAGTTTTCGGACGAACCACAACGTTACACATTGTGGAAAAATAGTTTTAAGAATCTCATTAGGGAGCTTGAAGTCACTGCTACAGAAGAACTTGATCTTCTTATCAGATGGTTAGGACCCGAGTCCACCCAACAAGCTTTGAGCCTCAGGGCTGCACACACTCATGATGAAAGATTAGCAATCACAAGGATTTGGGAGAGACTTGACAGTCGTTACGGCGCTCCAGAACTTGTTATACATTCCTTCAAGAAAAGGCTTGAGGTATTACCCAAATTAACATACAAAGATAATGTAAAGATGTATGAACTGTCAGACCTACTCATTGAGATGCAAGCCTTAAAGGAGAATGTCATGTACACCACTTCCCTGGCCTACCTAGATTCTTCAGCTGGAATCAACCCCATAGTGGCCAAACTTCCAGCATTCATACAAAGGAAATGGACGGATACAGCGTTTAGATACAAGAAAGACCAAGGCGTCCTTTATCCACCATTTAACATTTTCACTGGCTTCATGAAGGGTATGACAGAACGATTGAACGATCCAGGTCTGCAGTTTGACACTCAACAATCGACACAGGTCAAAGCCCAGGTTAACAGTGTTGGTAAACGGACCGGAAATAGAATGATGCTGTCTGCTAAGAAGACTGATGTAGAGAAACCAGTCCCTCCAGCTCATATTTGTCCTATTCATGGTGGAAGTGCCCGTCATAGCTTGAAAGACTGTCGCTTATTCCTAGCCAAGACTGTGCTGGAAAGGAAAGAAGTGCTTAAAAAGAACGGTTATTGCTTTAAATGCTGTGAGGACAAACACCTAGCGAAAACCTGTAAAGTAGCTGTGAAGTGTGATATTTGTGGTGGTAGTCGTCACCCTACAATACTCCATGAACAATTTCTCTCGGAGAAGTCCCCACCAGTCCATGGAGGGGAGTGTAGTCCTTCATCACCTCCCGGAAGAGAACCAAACTATCTTCAAGCTAGTAGCAGTTGCACACAAGTGTGTAAGGACTCCAGGGGATTCAGCAAATCATGTGCTAAAACAATTTTGGTCAAAGTCTATCCTAAAGGAGAGCCAGACAAATCCATCCGTCTCTACGCCATAATAGACGATCAAAGCAACATGTCGTTAGCCAGAACAGCCTTTTTCGACAGCTTTGGAGAAAATAGCCAATATACAGAATATACCATGGCTTCTTGTTCTGGACTTAATTCCTCCTCTGGAAGGAAGGCGCAAGGATACGTTGTGGAGTCAATGGATGGAGATTTTGCTCTTGATCTACCAGTCTTACTGGAATGTGACAATATCCCAAATAACCGTAATGAAATACCTACCCCTGAGGCGGCTCACTTCCATTCTCATCTGCGGGACATCTCTCAACACCTTCGACCTCTCGATAGGAACGCAGATATTCTGATGTTGATAGGTCGTGACATGCCTGCAGCACACCACATCATAGATCAGAGGATAGGGCCCTCAGATGGACCATATGCGCAGCGCCTCAAGCTCGGATGGGTAGTTGTTGGTGAGGTGTGTCTTGGTAAAGTTCACCAGACATCCTACATCACTGCAAATAAGGTACACACCCTTGCCAATGGTCGTCCTTCATTATTTGAACCTTGTCCCAATTGCTTCGACTTCAAAGAAGACATTCCTAAGACAGATAACTTCCCCCTGTTTGTAAAGAATCCCCATGATGATAAACCTGGTCTTTCCTTGGAGGACAAAGAGTTTTTACATGTGATGGACACTGGCTTCAGGAAAAATGATCATGGTCAGTGGGAAGCTCCTCTTCCATTAAAAACGGATCGTCCGCGACTGCCTGACAACAGGGCTCAGAGTCTACGAAGGGCAAGGACCTTGGATACAAGTCTCCGAAGAGACTCTCAGAAATGTTCCCATATGATGGAGTTCATGTCTAAAGTGTTGGATAAGGGACACGCAGAAGTTGCTTCTGATCTTGACGATGAAGAAGAGCGTTGGTATTTGCCTCTCTTTGGAATTTACCATCCTAAAAAGCCAGATAAAATTCGTTGTGTTTTTGACTCTTCGGCTAAGGAAAATGGCCTGTCGCTAAACAGCGTGCTCATGACAGGTCCAGATCTTACTAACAGCCTTCTGGGTGTTTTACTCAGGTTTCGGAAAGACCCTATTGCTATCATGGCGGATGTAGAACAAATGTTCTACTGCTTCAAAGTAGTTCAGGAACACCGCAATTTTCTGAGATTCTTCTGGTACGCAGACAACTCTATTGCCAAGCCGTTGATCGAGTATCGAATGACTGCTCATGTCTTCGGGAATTCGCCGTCTCCAGCAGTTGCAACCTATGGTCTTAGAAAGGCAGCAGAGAATTCTGACGAGGACATTCGGAATTTTGTTACACAGAATTTTTATGTAGATGACGGACTAGCTTCCGCACCGAATGTGACTACCGCTGTATCACTCATTAAGAGAACCCAAAGGTGTCTACAGGAAAACGGTGGAATAAGACTTCACAAAGTTGCATCCAATTCAAGAGAGGTACTTGAAACCTTTGATCGTGAGGACTTGGCAGGAGATATCAGAGATCTCGATCTTTCAACAGACTGCCCACCAGTCCAGCGCAGTCTGGGATTACTTTGGAATCTGGCCTCAGATTCATTTATCTTTAGTGCAGGAGTAACTGAAAAGGCTTACACCAAACGAGGTCTTTTATCAACCATCAACGGTATCTATGACCCAATCGGATTTGCAGCTCCTGTTATTCTGCGGGGTAGGTTGCTCTTCAGAGATCTCGTTAAGTTGTCTTCTGAGTGGGATGAACCGCTGCCAGAGGAACGACGTCGGGAGTGGGAATCTTGGTACAGTTCCCTTGGACAGCTCCGCACTTGTTCTATCCCTCGACAGTATGTAATTGGTACAGTATACGAGGATTTAGAAAAGGAAGTACACATCTTCTCCGACGCCTCAAAGGACGCTGTCGCAGCTGTAGCTTACCTTCGGACCAAAGACACTAATAATCAGATCGGTACAAGCTTTATCTTTGGAAAAGCGAAAGTCGCACCACAGCATGGACATACGATTCCGCGCTTAGAGCTCTGCGCTGCTGTCTTGGCCACCGATCTTGGTCGCACCATAAATGACCAACTGGACATTCCCGCGGAAAACATGCACTTTTACTCTGACAGTATGGTCGTGTTGGGATATTTACATAATCGTGTACGAAGATTTTACGTCTATGTCGGCAACCGTGTGGACAGGATACTTGGCTTTACAAAAGCTTCCCAGTGGAGTCACGTTTCTTCTGAAAAGAATCCTGCAGATGAAGGAACTAGATGTGTAAATGCATGCGATCTACAAGAAAGTATGTGGCTGCAGGGATCAAGTGTTCTAAGGGAGGATACAGATCTTGAGACTCCAGGTTATCCTCTTGTTCAACCAGGCAAGGACGTTGAGGTGAGACAAGAAGTCAAAGTCCTCAAAACTTCCTGTGCAGCACCACAGGGTATAGGAGCTGAGCGAGTCAAACGTTTCTCTACGTGGAACTCATTGGTAAGAGGCATTGCTAACCTCAAGTCCCTTGCAATTGCTAGTAAAAATCGATCAACTACACATACCCGAAGAGTCACCACAGATCTTCTTGAGAAATCCCGGATCTTTATACTCCAGGATGTTCAACAGCAAGTCTACTCTGAAGAACTACAATGTTTGAGGGAATCAAAAACTTTGCCTAGTAAGAGCAGCATCTCTGCTCTGACGCCAATCTTGGATCAAGATGGGATTCTTCGCGTTGGTGGTCGGCTCAACCGCTCAAACTTCCCGCTGGAGGATCGGAATCCTATCATAGTGCCTGGAAAGCATCATGTGGCTAGGCTCATTATCGAACATTTTCATTCAGTGGTGCGTCATCAGGGAAGGCATCTGACAGAAGGTGCTGTGCGATCTGCCGGATATTGGGTGACCGGTGCCAAGCGCCTAATTTCTTCTATTCTCCATGCTTGTGTTACGTGCTGTCGACTTCGTCGAAAACCAAGCCACCAACAAATGGCCGATCTTCCTCCTGACAGATTAGAGCCATGCGCTCCATTCACTTATGTAGGGGTAGATGTATTTGGACCCTGGAACATCACAACCAGACGTACTCGAGGAGGCGTATCCCAATCCAAGCGCTGGGCAGTGCTTTTTACCTGTTTAGTATCTAGAGCTGCACATATAGAGGTGATTGAGGAAATGTCTTCTTCCTCTTTCATAAATGCTTTACGCCGATTCATCTCAATTCGAGGACCTGTGAGAGAGTTTCGCTCCGACAATGGAACCAACTTTGTTGGGTGCACTCAAGATATGGGATTCCAGACGATTAGTGTGGATGAACCTAAACTGGCCAATTTCCTATTGGAGAACAGTACGGTTTGGCGCTTCAATCCCCCACATGCCTCCCACATGGGTGGTGTGTGGGAGCGCATGATTGGCACCGCTCGAAGGATCTTGGATTCCATGCTACTGGATATGAAAGGTAGAACTCTGACTCACGAAATACTTACCACTCTGATGGCAGAAGTAACAGCCATCATGAATTCAAGACCCATTACTCCTGTGTCAACCGATCCTCAAGATCCCTCCGTGCTGTCGCCGTCTGCATTGCTCACTCAAAAGACTTCAAATTCATCCGTTAGTTGTGAACATCTCAGCCAAAAGGACTTATATCGGCATCAATGGAAATGCGTGCAAGTTTTGGCAGAAGAGTTTTGGAAAAAGTGGCGGAGAGAGTACCTCGTAAACTTACAGTCGCGCAACAAGTGGCAACAGCAACAGAGAAATCTCAAAGAAGGTGACATTGTGCTAATGAGAGATCGTAGTGTTGCTCGCATGGAATGGCCTCTTGGAATTATAAATCGTGTGTTCAAGAGTGACGATGAACTTGTGCGAAAAGTGGAGATTCGCATTGTACGAGACAACAAAATCTCATATTTTGTCCGCCCGGTGACCGAAGTTGTATTTCTTACCAGTTCTGATTGA